A single genomic interval of Anaerolineae bacterium harbors:
- a CDS encoding 1-acyl-sn-glycerol-3-phosphate acyltransferase produces MTRNTEPQMVSRRQRLRRRIYRIPRLTRSVLNRLLRFLTRHLIRFEITGKENIPRQGPLIVYINHVNFLDPVLACALVPRDVVPLSKVENLRHPLIGPLAKAYGAIPVRRGEPDMYAYRSALSVLEQGKALLIAPEGTRSGHGRLQEGKDGMTLLALRTGAVLVPIGLVGQQHFRRRLQRLRRTHVRAAVGRPFRFQAPAGVEITREVVREMTREAMGELARLLPAEWRGVYADAAEAPRRWIRYEDIPANSA; encoded by the coding sequence ATGACCCGGAACACTGAGCCGCAAATGGTCAGCAGAAGGCAAAGACTGCGGCGCCGCATCTACCGCATACCACGGTTGACGCGTTCGGTGCTGAACCGTTTGCTTCGCTTCCTGACCCGTCATCTGATCCGCTTTGAAATCACTGGCAAAGAGAACATCCCCCGGCAGGGGCCGCTCATCGTCTACATCAATCACGTGAACTTCCTTGACCCGGTGCTGGCCTGTGCGCTGGTGCCGCGCGATGTCGTGCCCCTTTCCAAGGTGGAGAACCTGCGCCATCCGCTGATCGGGCCGCTGGCCAAAGCCTACGGCGCCATCCCGGTGCGGCGCGGCGAGCCGGACATGTACGCCTACCGCAGTGCGCTGTCGGTGCTGGAGCAGGGCAAGGCGCTCTTGATAGCGCCGGAGGGCACGCGCAGTGGGCACGGCCGGCTCCAGGAGGGCAAGGACGGCATGACCCTCCTCGCCCTGCGCACGGGCGCGGTGCTGGTGCCTATTGGACTGGTTGGACAACAGCATTTTCGCCGCCGGCTCCAGCGCCTGCGCCGCACCCATGTGCGGGCGGCCGTCGGCCGGCCCTTCCGCTTCCAGGCGCCGGCCGGCGTCGAAATCACCCGCGAGGTGGTGCGCGAGATGACACGCGAGGCCATGGGCGAGTTGGCCCGGCTCCTGCCGGCCGAATGGCGCGGCGTCTATGCCGATGCGGCCGAGGCCCCGCGCAGGTGGATCCGCTATGAAGACATCCCCGCAAACAGCGCCTGA
- a CDS encoding DUF512 domain-containing protein → MKTSPQTAPEACGKIIGVAAGSLAARAGLRAGDCLVEVNGLRVRDVIDVQYAAAEEWVEFVVWRDGRLLQKEAERRYGEDIGLSFSDDLFDGLRQCNNHCPFCFVKQLPAGLRPSLYIQDDDYRLSFLQGSFVTLTNLTEEDWERLEEQRLSPLYVSVHATQEEVRRRLLGRRDAPPIMAQLRRLIELDITVHTQIVVVPGVNDGDVLAQSLEDLAGLYPGAASIGVVPVGLTRFSRPALRRPTSEEAAAVLEQVERFQALCRRRYGMNLAYASDEWYLMVGRDVPPAAAYDDFPQVENGIGLVRLFLDDWAEVREQIRPFAGTAPALCCVTGRLFAPVLAPVLEEFSVRSGVPTRLLCVENRLLGEEVTVAGLLSGADVVRAYRAAGESASLVVLPRRMFDAQGAYTIDDWTPARLAQELGAEVCTVDSMRELAEQLR, encoded by the coding sequence ATGAAGACATCCCCGCAAACAGCGCCTGAGGCCTGCGGAAAAATCATCGGCGTCGCCGCCGGCAGTCTGGCCGCTCGCGCTGGTCTGCGCGCCGGCGACTGCCTGGTGGAGGTCAACGGCCTGCGCGTGCGCGACGTCATTGACGTGCAGTACGCCGCCGCTGAGGAATGGGTGGAATTCGTGGTCTGGCGAGACGGCCGGCTTCTGCAGAAAGAAGCCGAACGCCGCTACGGCGAGGACATCGGGCTCAGTTTCTCGGATGACCTCTTTGACGGCCTGCGCCAATGCAACAATCACTGTCCCTTCTGCTTCGTGAAACAGCTTCCCGCCGGCCTGCGCCCCAGCCTGTACATCCAGGACGATGACTACCGCTTGTCGTTCCTGCAGGGGAGCTTTGTCACCCTGACCAATTTGACCGAGGAGGATTGGGAGCGGCTGGAGGAACAGCGCCTCAGTCCCTTGTACGTCTCGGTGCATGCCACGCAGGAGGAGGTCCGCCGGCGCCTGCTGGGCCGCCGCGACGCCCCGCCCATCATGGCACAGCTTCGCCGGCTCATCGAGCTGGACATCACCGTACACACCCAAATCGTGGTCGTGCCGGGGGTGAACGATGGGGATGTGCTGGCGCAGAGCCTGGAGGATTTGGCAGGATTGTACCCCGGCGCGGCGTCCATCGGGGTGGTGCCGGTGGGACTGACCCGCTTCTCGCGGCCGGCCCTGCGCCGGCCGACTTCTGAAGAGGCGGCGGCGGTGCTGGAGCAGGTGGAGCGCTTTCAGGCGCTCTGCCGGCGCCGATATGGGATGAACCTGGCCTATGCCTCGGACGAGTGGTACCTCATGGTCGGCCGGGACGTCCCGCCGGCGGCGGCATACGATGATTTCCCCCAGGTGGAGAACGGCATCGGGCTGGTGCGGCTGTTCCTGGATGACTGGGCGGAGGTGCGGGAACAGATCCGTCCGTTCGCCGGCACCGCTCCGGCTCTCTGCTGTGTCACCGGCCGGCTGTTCGCGCCGGTGCTGGCGCCGGTGCTGGAGGAATTCTCCGTTCGGTCCGGGGTCCCCACCCGGCTGTTATGCGTGGAAAACCGTCTGTTGGGGGAGGAAGTGACGGTGGCCGGCCTGTTGAGCGGCGCGGATGTGGTGCGGGCGTACCGTGCCGCCGGCGAGAGCGCCTCCCTGGTCGTCCTGCCGCGGCGCATGTTCGACGCCCAGGGGGCGTACACCATCGATGATTGGACGCCGGCGCGTCTGGCGCAGGAGCTGGGGGCGGAGGTGTGCACGGTGGACTCCATGCGGGAGCTGGCGGAGCAGTTGCGATGA
- a CDS encoding (d)CMP kinase produces the protein MPSTIAIDGPSASGKSTLGGLLAEHLGYIYFDTGVMYRAVTWEAIRRGIPIEDEPALTRLAQEIVIDVTRPTAADGRQYSVFIDGEDVTWDLRRDEVDKAVSPVSAYPGVRAALTQQQRRIGQGGHIVMVGRDIGTVVLPEAELKLYLTASLEERARRRYLEKLQRGEQVTYEEVLETLRRRDEIDSSRAVAPLRPADDAIIIDTENLGIQEVFQCVLEILHDPEH, from the coding sequence ATGCCTTCGACCATCGCCATTGACGGGCCTTCGGCCTCGGGCAAGAGCACGCTGGGGGGCCTGCTGGCGGAACATCTGGGCTATATTTATTTCGATACGGGCGTCATGTATCGGGCAGTGACGTGGGAGGCCATCCGCCGCGGCATTCCCATTGAGGACGAGCCGGCGCTGACGCGCCTGGCCCAGGAGATCGTCATAGACGTCACCCGGCCGACGGCGGCAGACGGCCGGCAGTACTCCGTATTCATTGACGGTGAGGATGTGACCTGGGATCTGCGGCGCGACGAGGTGGATAAGGCAGTCTCGCCGGTCTCCGCCTACCCGGGTGTGCGCGCGGCACTGACTCAGCAACAGCGCCGCATCGGCCAGGGCGGTCACATCGTCATGGTAGGGCGCGACATCGGCACGGTGGTGCTCCCTGAGGCGGAGCTGAAGCTCTACCTGACCGCCTCGCTGGAGGAGCGGGCCCGCCGGCGCTACTTGGAGAAGCTCCAGCGGGGCGAGCAGGTCACCTACGAGGAAGTGCTCGAGACGCTCCGCCGGCGCGACGAGATTGACAGCTCGCGGGCAGTGGCTCCTCTGCGGCCGGCGGATGACGCCATCATTATTGACACCGAGAACCTGGGCATCCAGGAAGTGTTCCAGTGCGTGCTGGAGATCCTCCATGACCCGGAACACTGA